In one Bradyrhizobium cosmicum genomic region, the following are encoded:
- a CDS encoding transketolase family protein, with product MRTTFIESLSQAASENPDIWLLCGDLGYSVLEPFAAKFPGRFINVGVAEQNMAGMAAGIALSGKTVFIYSIGNFPTLRCLEQLRNDVCYHGADVKVVAVGAGYAYGSQGYTHHALEDAGIMSMLPGIEVFVPCDPMEVRAATRLIAGSGKPSYLRLSRQGEPNLGAVVTDPRKPRVLREGREVVILASGPIASRALEAAGELGGRGREVGVMSVSCLKPLDEAAIRDAVRDASLIVTLEEHILRGGLFSLVAGAYAGDAQRPPVAGIGIPEQGGKTSSAGSREALLDAAGLSVQAIVARIEQSLAKR from the coding sequence ATGAGGACCACATTCATCGAGAGCCTGTCGCAGGCCGCGAGCGAAAACCCCGATATCTGGCTGCTCTGCGGCGATCTCGGCTATTCCGTGCTGGAGCCCTTTGCGGCGAAATTCCCCGGTCGCTTCATCAACGTCGGCGTCGCCGAGCAGAACATGGCGGGCATGGCCGCTGGAATCGCGTTGTCGGGCAAGACGGTCTTCATCTACTCGATCGGCAACTTCCCGACGCTGCGCTGCCTCGAGCAGCTTCGCAACGACGTCTGCTATCACGGCGCCGACGTCAAGGTCGTGGCGGTGGGGGCCGGCTACGCCTATGGCAGCCAGGGCTACACTCACCACGCGCTGGAAGATGCAGGCATCATGTCGATGCTGCCGGGCATCGAGGTGTTCGTGCCCTGCGATCCCATGGAGGTGCGCGCCGCGACGCGCCTGATCGCGGGAAGCGGCAAGCCGTCCTATCTGCGGCTCAGCCGGCAGGGGGAGCCCAATCTCGGGGCCGTCGTGACCGACCCGCGCAAGCCGCGGGTCCTCCGTGAGGGACGGGAGGTCGTCATCCTCGCGTCCGGACCGATCGCCTCGCGCGCGCTGGAGGCGGCCGGCGAGCTTGGCGGGCGCGGCAGGGAAGTTGGCGTGATGAGTGTTTCCTGCCTGAAGCCGCTCGACGAGGCCGCGATCCGCGACGCCGTGCGTGACGCCTCTCTTATCGTGACGCTCGAAGAGCATATCCTGCGTGGTGGTCTGTTCAGCCTGGTGGCGGGTGCGTACGCCGGCGATGCGCAGCGACCGCCGGTTGCAGGGATCGGCATTCCCGAGCAGGGAGGCAAGACGTCGAGCGCAGGTTCGCGCGAGGCGTTGCTCGATGCCGCCGGCCTGTCGGTTCAGGCGATCGTCGCTCGGATCGAGCAGTCGCTGGCGAAGCGCTGA
- a CDS encoding glycosyltransferase family 2 protein, giving the protein MKTISVITPCYNEELNVRDCYEAIRKIFDDDLKGYQREHIFCDNASDDRTVEILREIAASDPSVKVIVNARNFGPLRNTYNGVMASRGDAVLLFMPADLQDPPELLPQFVKLWEAGNEIVYGIRALREEGRLMRGLRNAYYRLLTRFSELKVPPGVGDFQLVDRRVVEAMRLVRDAYPFMRMMTFECGGRMVGVPYTWRERKKGFSKNRAGALIDQGINGLVSFTTAPVRFGLFAGFLISAVSIAYAIVNFIIGLVLYQKLAEPGILTLIVAMFFFGGVQLFFMGMIGEYVLAIYGQVREKPVVFERERVNFGPPPPSGA; this is encoded by the coding sequence GTGAAGACAATCAGCGTCATCACGCCCTGCTACAACGAAGAGCTGAATGTCAGGGATTGCTATGAGGCGATCCGAAAGATCTTCGACGATGATCTGAAGGGTTATCAGCGCGAGCACATCTTCTGTGACAACGCCTCCGACGACCGCACCGTCGAGATTTTGCGCGAGATCGCCGCGAGCGATCCCTCGGTCAAGGTCATCGTCAACGCACGCAACTTCGGACCGCTGCGCAATACCTATAACGGGGTGATGGCGAGCAGGGGCGACGCCGTTCTCCTGTTCATGCCGGCCGACCTTCAGGATCCGCCCGAACTCCTTCCCCAGTTCGTCAAGCTGTGGGAAGCCGGCAACGAGATCGTTTACGGCATCCGCGCCCTGCGGGAAGAAGGCCGTCTGATGCGCGGGCTCCGCAACGCCTACTATCGCTTGCTCACCAGATTTTCCGAACTCAAAGTGCCTCCGGGCGTCGGCGACTTCCAACTCGTCGACAGGCGCGTCGTCGAGGCCATGCGCCTGGTCCGTGACGCCTATCCGTTCATGCGCATGATGACGTTCGAATGCGGTGGACGCATGGTCGGCGTGCCCTACACATGGCGCGAGCGCAAGAAAGGGTTTTCGAAGAACCGCGCCGGCGCGCTGATCGATCAGGGCATCAACGGGCTCGTGTCCTTCACCACGGCACCGGTTCGCTTCGGCCTGTTCGCGGGCTTTCTGATCTCGGCCGTGAGCATCGCATACGCAATCGTCAATTTCATCATCGGCCTGGTGCTCTATCAGAAGCTTGCCGAGCCAGGCATTCTCACGCTGATCGTCGCAATGTTCTTCTTCGGCGGCGTGCAGTTGTTCTTCATGGGCATGATCGGCGAATACGTGCTCGCGATCTACGGACAGGTGCGCGAGAAGCCCGTGGTGTTCGAGCGCGAGCGCGTCAATTTCGGACCTCCGCCGCCTTCGGGAGCGTAG
- a CDS encoding AAC(3) family N-acetyltransferase, which produces MMSTSSGRPDTSRSACQDPKSCYRNEMSASIRQFAISALRRLLGRADLRSYVRLRRLAFEKRMFKEPISAPQLRSAFEKLGVKAGATVWVQSSWNEFYNFPGKPSSVIDLLLDLIGPEGTLVMSAIPLKVDECKILEIHREPVSTGLIAETFRRYRGVKRSIHNSSSVIALGPRAEFLVKDHQLTETPWDPESPYQRLMEADALCVGLGVGRFLATLTPLHAVESILRHENPDFAAIFHGSTTYRWRTREGDEGTHTYLNRNGAFDAAWLGRHYPRDQYIEFRLSNLWMWSIPARDAIMTGVSLGRRGINMYRMPWYRRLMA; this is translated from the coding sequence ATGATGTCGACATCGTCCGGGCGGCCTGATACCTCACGATCCGCGTGCCAGGACCCAAAGAGCTGCTACCGCAACGAGATGTCAGCCTCAATTCGACAATTCGCGATCTCCGCTCTTCGGCGCCTGCTGGGCCGCGCGGATCTGCGCTCTTACGTCCGGCTTCGCCGGCTTGCCTTCGAAAAAAGGATGTTCAAGGAGCCGATCTCGGCTCCGCAATTGCGATCGGCCTTCGAGAAATTGGGGGTCAAGGCCGGCGCGACAGTCTGGGTCCAGTCTTCCTGGAACGAGTTTTACAACTTTCCGGGAAAACCGTCGTCCGTCATCGATTTGCTTCTCGACCTGATCGGTCCCGAAGGAACCTTGGTGATGTCCGCCATTCCCTTGAAAGTCGACGAGTGCAAGATTCTGGAAATCCACAGAGAACCTGTGTCCACCGGGCTGATCGCTGAAACGTTCAGGCGCTACCGTGGCGTCAAGCGCAGCATTCACAACTCGTCCTCCGTCATTGCATTGGGGCCTCGTGCGGAGTTCCTCGTCAAGGACCACCAGCTGACGGAGACCCCGTGGGATCCCGAATCTCCCTATCAGAGACTGATGGAGGCCGATGCTCTATGTGTCGGGCTGGGAGTGGGGAGGTTTCTGGCGACCCTGACACCATTGCATGCCGTCGAAAGCATCCTTCGCCACGAGAATCCGGACTTTGCCGCGATTTTTCACGGGTCCACGACGTATCGGTGGCGTACGCGCGAGGGCGATGAGGGGACGCATACCTATCTCAACCGTAACGGGGCCTTCGACGCCGCGTGGCTCGGCCGGCATTATCCCCGCGATCAATACATCGAATTTCGCCTATCGAACTTGTGGATGTGGTCAATTCCGGCGCGCGACGCGATCATGACAGGCGTTTCCCTCGGCCGGCGTGGTATCAACATGTACAGGATGCCTTGGTATAGGCGCCTGATGGCCTAA
- a CDS encoding acyl carrier protein — translation MDKHADVISRLQAIFREELDLPNLQISPQSTPDDVDGWDSLATIRIVAAVEREFDREFEAAQIESIRSVADLISMIAA, via the coding sequence GTGGATAAGCACGCAGACGTCATCAGCCGATTGCAGGCAATTTTCCGGGAGGAACTCGATCTCCCGAATTTGCAGATTTCGCCGCAATCGACGCCCGACGACGTGGACGGATGGGATAGCCTTGCGACGATTCGTATCGTCGCTGCGGTCGAAAGAGAGTTCGATCGCGAGTTCGAAGCTGCGCAGATCGAGAGCATTCGCTCGGTAGCCGATCTGATCTCGATGATCGCAGCCTGA
- a CDS encoding HAD-IIIC family phosphatase, with protein MTKPMMRWLPQPTTSDIELSRSLGGSNIADLVRLAQCEWDAGGLRRLATRLAGIQLPDGQPTGLQAVRVLLLSNSTARHLKETLIGTGLRHGMRVDVMISEYEDPEVLLVRDYDSIVSFNPDIVVLAMDVHAFGLRPAAGNAEAAAAIASRAVDRLRAIRESVRSSFKKPVVFQTLTLDPGHVRLHVDRLIPGSHADLVGRVNAGLSDFVRSSGDLLLDVAMLSERIGQDNWNSARHWALAKYPFAPENAPLYAEHLVRLVALKFGKSRRVLVLDLDNTMWGGIVGDDGKENLLLGPGSPVGEAHCALQAMAKELRDRGIVLCVSSKNEESVALDAFRTHPEMVLAEEDIAVFQINWTDKAANLQALSDILSLGLDSFVFLDDNPAERAQIRFALPQVAVPELPKDVTEWIPVFQSACYFETTGFTVEDRDRASYYRADARRAAQLKSFARQEDYLQSLDMELLVNPFDAIGRKRIAQLIAKSNQFNLTTRRYSEADVAAAEADPRRITLQMRLSDVFGDNGMIGVVIADIGADAIEIDTWLMSCRVLGRGVPEATLDWLVARARDLGKGFVRGVYIPTKKNMMVADHYRNLGFELTGERPGGETAWELSVDAYRDKKPPIRIRDAVGAH; from the coding sequence GTGACCAAGCCGATGATGAGGTGGCTGCCGCAGCCCACGACAAGCGACATCGAGCTCAGCCGCAGCCTCGGCGGAAGCAACATCGCTGATCTGGTTCGCCTGGCGCAATGTGAATGGGATGCAGGCGGCCTCCGCCGCCTCGCGACACGCTTGGCCGGAATTCAGTTGCCAGATGGCCAGCCCACCGGTCTGCAGGCGGTTCGTGTGTTGCTGCTCTCGAACTCGACGGCGCGGCATCTGAAGGAAACGCTGATCGGAACCGGGCTCCGGCACGGTATGCGTGTCGATGTCATGATCTCGGAATACGAAGATCCCGAGGTCTTGCTGGTGCGCGATTATGACAGCATCGTCTCCTTCAATCCTGACATCGTGGTCCTTGCGATGGACGTGCATGCCTTCGGCCTTCGGCCTGCGGCCGGGAATGCCGAGGCCGCGGCTGCCATTGCAAGCCGGGCGGTGGATCGCCTCCGTGCAATCCGTGAGAGCGTCCGGTCGTCGTTCAAGAAGCCGGTTGTCTTTCAGACCTTAACTTTGGATCCTGGCCATGTCAGGCTGCATGTCGATCGGCTGATACCCGGGTCGCACGCGGACCTCGTCGGCCGGGTCAATGCAGGACTCTCCGATTTCGTCAGATCCAGCGGCGACCTCCTGCTGGACGTTGCGATGCTGTCCGAAAGGATCGGCCAGGACAATTGGAACTCCGCGCGGCACTGGGCGCTGGCCAAGTATCCATTCGCGCCGGAGAATGCGCCGCTATATGCGGAGCATCTGGTCAGGCTGGTCGCTCTGAAGTTCGGCAAGTCGCGCCGGGTCCTCGTGCTCGATCTGGACAACACCATGTGGGGTGGGATCGTCGGCGATGACGGCAAGGAGAATTTGCTGCTCGGCCCCGGCAGTCCTGTCGGGGAAGCCCATTGCGCGCTTCAGGCCATGGCGAAGGAATTGCGCGACCGCGGCATCGTGCTCTGCGTTTCCTCCAAGAACGAGGAGAGCGTCGCCCTGGATGCGTTTCGCACGCACCCGGAGATGGTCCTCGCCGAGGAGGACATCGCCGTCTTCCAGATCAACTGGACCGACAAGGCAGCCAACCTGCAGGCGCTGTCGGACATTCTCAGTCTCGGCCTCGACAGCTTCGTCTTCCTGGACGACAATCCCGCGGAGCGAGCGCAAATTCGCTTTGCCCTGCCTCAGGTCGCCGTGCCGGAGCTCCCCAAGGATGTGACGGAGTGGATTCCGGTCTTTCAATCGGCTTGTTACTTCGAGACGACAGGGTTCACCGTGGAGGATCGTGACCGGGCGTCGTATTACCGGGCGGACGCCAGGCGCGCGGCCCAGCTGAAATCGTTCGCCCGACAGGAGGACTATCTCCAGTCGCTCGACATGGAATTGCTCGTGAATCCGTTCGACGCGATCGGGCGGAAGCGGATTGCGCAATTGATCGCAAAGTCCAACCAGTTCAACCTGACGACAAGGCGCTATTCGGAAGCCGATGTTGCGGCGGCCGAGGCCGATCCGCGCCGCATCACCTTGCAGATGCGGCTCAGTGACGTCTTTGGCGACAACGGCATGATTGGTGTCGTCATCGCGGACATCGGTGCAGATGCGATCGAGATCGACACGTGGTTGATGTCGTGCCGCGTCCTCGGACGCGGCGTTCCGGAGGCGACACTGGATTGGCTCGTCGCGCGTGCGCGGGATCTGGGTAAAGGCTTCGTGCGCGGCGTCTACATCCCGACCAAGAAGAACATGATGGTCGCGGATCACTATCGCAATTTGGGATTCGAATTGACTGGCGAGCGTCCCGGCGGGGAGACCGCATGGGAGCTCTCCGTGGACGCTTATCGGGACAAGAAGCCGCCCATCCGCATTCGCGATGCCGTTGGCGCGCACTGA
- a CDS encoding class I SAM-dependent methyltransferase, with protein MSTAASSLIDEQRFPQLAALMRTQYERTPAHRAFLESRFSRASAEDFATLEELASQIRQIAGPRLGEICDGYDFICKIVREEEIFFRRHGRYRLTTFEEANRLVYGNTEYMGRYMDGLLLTQIYWSNHTACYQFYRNVFLKQAPAGYDYLEIGPGHGLLLYQALKDERSGSVKGWDVSKASIGQTWDALTIMGMSGKKPELVLQDLYAVPDDSAKFDCLTFSEVLEHLEDPKGALVKLRSLLKPAGRLFVNVPINSPAPDHLYLLRSPEDAVDAVRAAGFEIERAEFFPMTNHTMEQARKHKLTISACIIARPN; from the coding sequence TTGAGCACGGCGGCGTCAAGTCTGATCGACGAACAGCGTTTTCCGCAGCTCGCTGCGCTGATGCGGACCCAGTATGAGAGAACGCCTGCGCATCGCGCATTCCTGGAGTCGCGGTTCTCGCGCGCTTCTGCGGAAGATTTCGCGACGCTCGAGGAGCTCGCCAGCCAGATTCGGCAGATCGCGGGTCCGCGACTCGGCGAAATCTGCGACGGCTACGACTTCATCTGCAAGATCGTTCGGGAGGAGGAGATCTTCTTCCGGCGCCACGGACGATACCGGCTCACGACCTTCGAGGAAGCCAATCGCCTGGTCTACGGCAACACCGAATATATGGGCAGGTACATGGATGGCCTGCTGCTGACCCAGATTTACTGGTCGAACCATACGGCGTGCTATCAGTTCTATCGCAATGTGTTCCTGAAGCAGGCGCCTGCCGGCTACGACTATCTGGAAATCGGTCCGGGGCACGGACTGCTGCTCTATCAGGCTCTCAAGGACGAGAGATCGGGCAGTGTGAAGGGCTGGGATGTCAGCAAGGCGAGCATCGGCCAGACCTGGGATGCGCTGACGATCATGGGCATGTCGGGCAAGAAGCCCGAGCTTGTCCTGCAGGATCTATACGCGGTTCCCGACGACAGCGCGAAATTCGATTGCCTCACCTTCTCAGAGGTTCTCGAGCATCTCGAAGATCCGAAGGGGGCCCTGGTCAAGTTGCGATCGCTGCTCAAGCCGGCAGGTCGGCTGTTCGTAAATGTCCCGATCAACAGCCCCGCGCCGGATCATCTCTATCTGTTGCGCTCGCCGGAGGATGCCGTCGACGCGGTCCGCGCGGCAGGCTTCGAGATTGAACGCGCGGAATTCTTTCCGATGACAAACCACACGATGGAGCAGGCGCGGAAGCACAAGCTGACGATCTCTGCCTGCATCATTGCAAGACCGAACTGA
- a CDS encoding VOC family protein, producing the protein MASSARPELTFDHLGMVVRDLKSGFGNVCSLLPIVSATQIYDDQMLGVSVQFLRDASGVIFELIAPLGDNSPVAKIAASGRGVINQVAYRVRNLADAAQYFRAQGATPTGTAKPAIAFAGAPVQFFLTKEFVVVELIESEGASREFVPI; encoded by the coding sequence ATGGCGTCTTCCGCCCGCCCCGAATTGACCTTCGACCATCTCGGCATGGTCGTGCGGGATCTCAAATCCGGGTTCGGAAATGTCTGCTCCCTGCTGCCGATCGTCTCGGCCACGCAAATCTATGACGACCAGATGCTCGGCGTCTCGGTCCAGTTCCTGCGCGACGCGAGCGGTGTAATCTTCGAGCTCATCGCGCCGCTTGGAGACAATTCTCCGGTCGCAAAGATCGCGGCGTCGGGCAGGGGCGTGATCAATCAGGTCGCCTACCGGGTCAGGAATTTGGCGGATGCCGCACAATATTTCCGCGCGCAAGGCGCAACGCCGACCGGCACGGCGAAGCCCGCGATAGCTTTCGCAGGCGCCCCAGTGCAGTTTTTTCTCACCAAAGAGTTCGTCGTTGTCGAACTGATCGAGAGCGAAGGGGCTTCGCGCGAATTTGTTCCCATCTAG
- a CDS encoding glycosyltransferase family 4 protein, protein MRPLRLAVMLEQALEVGGGFQQPLNDVLWLRDWATKSGNEVVVYSPYPQTQRILKEFGIEARLLKFSVLDHAFLFLKYCGPFDLVQIGLKLKSPFERALVRDGIDVVHFTSTSKRHLLLYQLPFVITIFDGCHRDAPEFPEVRTFGEFERREILFGLGSKKAILVVVNAPELVEDLSRRYAVERSRMVQIPFSPSIYVASSADDSKASDEAVLGKYRLERDYLFYPAQFWLHKNHVTLLAALARLRDQGRIERLVLCGSDRGERDKIEASIADYGLADQVSILGFVESSELGALYRGAAALVMPSYFGPTNLPPLEAWAVGTPVIYPQAFKTQAGDAAILFDYDDPASLADAILNLRTEGTRERLREAGEQRLQQLARETELGRDQFAAQMARLKHRLALIPR, encoded by the coding sequence GTGAGACCGTTGCGACTGGCCGTGATGCTGGAGCAAGCCCTTGAGGTCGGCGGGGGATTTCAGCAACCGCTGAACGATGTGCTCTGGCTTCGCGACTGGGCGACGAAGTCCGGCAACGAAGTCGTAGTGTACTCACCTTATCCGCAGACCCAGCGCATCCTGAAGGAGTTCGGCATCGAGGCACGGCTGCTGAAGTTCAGCGTCCTCGATCATGCCTTCCTGTTTCTCAAATATTGCGGTCCATTCGATCTCGTGCAGATCGGATTGAAACTGAAGTCCCCATTCGAACGCGCCCTGGTCCGAGACGGGATCGACGTCGTGCATTTCACCTCGACGTCGAAGCGGCACCTTCTGCTCTATCAGCTTCCCTTCGTCATCACGATCTTCGACGGCTGCCATCGCGATGCGCCGGAATTTCCGGAAGTGCGCACGTTCGGCGAGTTCGAGCGGCGCGAGATCCTGTTCGGACTCGGAAGCAAGAAGGCGATTCTGGTGGTGGTCAATGCGCCCGAACTGGTCGAGGATCTGTCCCGGCGCTACGCCGTAGAGAGATCGCGCATGGTGCAGATCCCGTTCTCGCCTTCGATCTATGTTGCCTCATCGGCCGACGACTCCAAAGCCAGCGACGAAGCCGTCCTGGGAAAATACCGCCTGGAGCGGGACTACCTGTTCTATCCGGCGCAGTTCTGGCTTCACAAGAACCACGTCACACTTCTGGCCGCGCTGGCCAGGCTGCGTGACCAGGGCCGGATCGAGCGGCTGGTACTGTGCGGATCGGACCGCGGCGAACGCGACAAGATCGAAGCTTCGATCGCGGACTATGGCCTTGCAGACCAGGTCTCGATCCTCGGCTTCGTGGAATCCTCCGAACTCGGCGCCCTGTATCGCGGCGCCGCCGCGCTGGTCATGCCCAGCTACTTCGGCCCAACCAACCTGCCACCGCTGGAGGCCTGGGCAGTCGGAACGCCCGTCATCTATCCCCAAGCGTTCAAAACACAAGCCGGCGACGCCGCCATCCTGTTCGACTATGACGATCCGGCTTCGCTCGCCGACGCAATCCTCAACCTTCGGACCGAGGGGACCCGCGAGCGTCTGCGCGAAGCTGGTGAACAGCGATTGCAGCAGCTAGCCAGGGAGACGGAGCTCGGCCGGGATCAATTCGCCGCACAGATGGCACGGCTGAAGCATCGCCTCGCGCTCATTCCTCGTTGA
- a CDS encoding class I SAM-dependent DNA methyltransferase produces MTVFAEYAPWYDLLYEDKSYASEVDFVERRLRDHGIASGRVLDLGCGTGLHAIEFARRGWSVAGIDLSHEMIARAKSRAEQAGHDIPFRQGDACDAGPEQGFDAVVSLFHVASYQNDRERLEQLFRTAHAALKPGGIFFFDYWYGGAVLAQGVETRVKEIERHPLRLTRIAQSEHDELNATVFVNYTLFCEDIDRATILRVDETHRMRYWFPFEIEASLQASGFQPDGSYAWLSQAAPNSKTWAAYSIARKRPSP; encoded by the coding sequence GTGACGGTCTTCGCGGAATACGCGCCCTGGTACGACCTGCTGTACGAAGACAAGAGCTACGCTTCGGAGGTGGATTTCGTGGAGAGGCGCCTGCGCGACCACGGCATTGCATCCGGCAGGGTGCTCGACCTCGGCTGCGGCACCGGGCTGCATGCGATCGAATTCGCACGGCGCGGCTGGAGCGTGGCCGGCATCGATCTCAGCCATGAAATGATCGCACGCGCCAAGTCCAGGGCCGAGCAGGCGGGGCATGACATTCCCTTCCGCCAAGGCGACGCCTGCGACGCCGGACCGGAGCAGGGCTTCGACGCGGTAGTGTCGCTGTTCCATGTGGCGAGCTACCAGAACGACCGCGAAAGGCTCGAGCAATTGTTCAGGACCGCTCACGCGGCACTGAAGCCGGGCGGCATATTCTTCTTCGACTATTGGTACGGCGGAGCCGTGCTCGCACAGGGCGTCGAGACCCGCGTCAAGGAGATCGAACGCCATCCGCTGCGGCTGACCCGGATCGCGCAATCCGAGCACGACGAACTCAACGCGACGGTCTTCGTGAACTACACCCTCTTCTGCGAGGACATCGATCGCGCCACGATCCTGCGCGTCGACGAAACACACCGCATGCGCTACTGGTTTCCGTTCGAGATCGAAGCCTCGCTCCAGGCCAGCGGATTCCAACCCGACGGGAGTTACGCCTGGCTGTCGCAGGCCGCGCCGAACTCTAAGACCTGGGCGGCCTACTCGATCGCCAGAAAGAGACCCTCGCCGTGA
- a CDS encoding DegT/DnrJ/EryC1/StrS family aminotransferase gives MTSFIPVNTPLLDGNEAEYLDECVRTGWISSEGPFIKRFETEMARVAGRRHGVAVTNGSVALDIAVHALGLEPGAEVIIPTFTIISCAAAVVRAGLVPVGVDCDPGTWNMTVEGVEAAITPRTRAIMLVHIYGLPVDLDPILTLARKHDLKIVEDAAEMHGQTYRGAPCGSFGDVSTFSFYPNKHVTTGEGGMILTDDDALSHRLQSLRNLCFQPQQRFVHEELGWNARMTNLQAALGVAQIEQLPRTVELKRKLGRLYDEHLEGVAGIRRPVARTNYADNIYWVYAIVLDDDVPFDAKEAMRRLAEKGIGTRPFFWCMHEQPVLRRMGYMLDEAHPHAERIARRGFYLPSGLALTEAEIARSAQALKEILA, from the coding sequence GTGACCTCATTCATTCCCGTCAACACGCCCCTGCTGGATGGAAACGAGGCCGAATATCTCGACGAATGCGTCCGCACCGGCTGGATTTCCTCCGAGGGCCCATTCATCAAGCGCTTCGAAACGGAGATGGCGCGGGTCGCGGGACGGCGCCACGGCGTTGCCGTGACCAATGGTTCTGTCGCGCTCGACATTGCCGTCCACGCTCTCGGACTCGAGCCGGGCGCTGAAGTCATCATTCCGACTTTCACGATCATCAGTTGCGCCGCTGCCGTGGTCCGAGCCGGCCTCGTCCCGGTGGGGGTGGATTGCGATCCTGGCACCTGGAACATGACCGTCGAGGGCGTGGAAGCTGCTATCACACCGCGCACGCGCGCGATCATGCTGGTCCACATCTATGGCCTGCCTGTCGATCTCGATCCGATCCTGACGCTGGCCCGCAAGCACGACCTGAAGATCGTCGAGGACGCTGCGGAGATGCACGGCCAGACCTATCGCGGCGCGCCCTGCGGCAGCTTCGGCGATGTCTCGACCTTCAGTTTCTATCCCAACAAGCACGTCACGACCGGCGAAGGGGGCATGATCCTCACCGACGACGACGCGCTGTCCCATCGCCTGCAAAGCCTTCGCAATCTCTGCTTCCAGCCGCAACAGCGCTTCGTTCATGAAGAGCTGGGATGGAATGCGCGCATGACCAATTTGCAGGCCGCGCTCGGGGTCGCACAGATCGAGCAGCTGCCGCGCACTGTCGAGCTCAAGCGCAAGCTGGGCAGACTGTACGACGAGCACCTCGAGGGCGTAGCCGGCATCCGCCGTCCCGTTGCCCGCACCAACTACGCCGACAACATCTACTGGGTCTATGCGATCGTCCTCGACGACGACGTCCCGTTCGATGCCAAGGAGGCAATGCGGCGCCTGGCCGAGAAGGGCATCGGCACGCGGCCGTTCTTCTGGTGCATGCACGAGCAGCCGGTGCTGCGCCGGATGGGATACATGCTGGACGAGGCCCACCCACACGCCGAGCGCATCGCCCGCCGGGGCTTCTATCTGCCGAGCGGCCTTGCATTGACCGAAGCGGAGATAGCCCGCTCGGCGCAGGCCCTGAAGGAGATTCTGGCGTGA
- a CDS encoding CgeB family protein, with product MRVLVLNADYPRFLSWLYGRHPGLETAGYAEQMAARNASLFGVADFYSRSFAALGHPAADVHVNNLWLQSAWAGEHGMTLDTGADLGASRKQRLPGWLQRTIAPLKPALRPLARRLGLSPRLSEQAERILLAQIEEFKPDLVLNQDVFYVTTDLVRRIRDMGVRVVIGQVGIEPTKGEDWGAYDLMLSQLPRVVRAFRAADVRAEVSHLAFDTAVLDALPAPPPPDVDVSFVGSVSEDHRERIALLEFIAKRHDLKLWGNISSSLPATSPLRQCFQGEVWGSEMYQVLRRSRINLNSHIDIAGDEAGNMRLFEATGVGAFLLTDFKQNLHTLFEPDRDVVAWRSPKDCSAAIGRYLRDDKSRAAIAANGQKRTLADHTFRSRVQDILQLVQ from the coding sequence ATGCGCGTGCTTGTCCTGAATGCCGACTATCCTCGTTTTCTGTCGTGGCTATACGGCCGCCATCCCGGATTGGAGACGGCCGGCTACGCGGAACAAATGGCCGCGCGTAACGCGAGCCTGTTCGGTGTGGCGGACTTTTATTCACGCAGTTTCGCGGCGCTGGGTCACCCGGCCGCCGACGTTCACGTCAACAATCTTTGGCTGCAATCGGCATGGGCCGGTGAGCATGGCATGACACTCGACACCGGCGCCGATCTCGGCGCGAGCCGAAAGCAGCGATTGCCGGGATGGCTCCAGCGTACCATCGCACCGTTGAAACCGGCCTTGCGGCCGTTGGCCCGACGTCTGGGTTTGAGTCCACGGCTGAGCGAGCAAGCCGAACGGATTCTGCTCGCCCAGATCGAGGAGTTCAAGCCGGACCTCGTCCTCAACCAGGATGTCTTTTATGTAACCACCGACCTGGTGCGGCGCATCAGGGACATGGGCGTGCGGGTCGTCATCGGACAGGTCGGCATCGAGCCCACCAAGGGAGAAGATTGGGGCGCCTACGACCTGATGCTGTCGCAGTTGCCCCGGGTTGTCCGGGCATTTCGAGCCGCCGATGTTCGTGCAGAGGTCTCTCACCTTGCGTTCGATACGGCCGTCCTGGACGCGCTGCCTGCTCCGCCTCCCCCGGATGTCGACGTCTCGTTTGTTGGTTCGGTATCCGAAGATCACCGGGAGCGGATTGCGCTTCTGGAGTTCATTGCGAAGCGTCATGATCTCAAGCTATGGGGCAATATTTCAAGCTCGCTTCCGGCGACCTCACCGCTCCGGCAATGTTTTCAAGGCGAAGTGTGGGGCTCGGAGATGTACCAGGTTCTCAGGCGGTCGCGGATCAACCTGAACTCGCATATCGACATCGCCGGCGATGAAGCAGGAAACATGCGGTTGTTCGAAGCCACCGGCGTCGGCGCTTTTCTTCTGACGGACTTCAAACAGAACTTGCATACTCTTTTTGAACCGGATCGAGACGTTGTTGCCTGGCGGTCCCCCAAGGACTGTTCGGCAGCGATCGGGCGTTATCTCAGAGACGACAAATCGCGCGCGGCGATCGCCGCAAACGGACAGAAGCGGACGTTGGCAGATCACACATTTCGCAGTCGCGTGCAGGATATTTTGCAGCTTGTTCAGTAG